From a single Hymenobacter sp. YIM 151500-1 genomic region:
- a CDS encoding efflux RND transporter permease subunit gives MQDVQKEFKPTSWSIDNKTSIYILTLIISIAGIFTYLKLQKENFPDIVVPRIIVATIYPGISPADMENLVTRQIEKELKSVNGVKNIKSTSNQDYSVIDVEFNTNVEVQYAKQLVKDAVDKARNELPSDLPTPPSVQEVSFSEFPIMNINLSGNLPLNQLKRYADDFQDKIEALPEISRVDIVGALEQQVNVDVDLYKMQAARLGFNDVARAIQSENLTISGGSVEVGAQKRAVRVAGQYAKAADIAEIQVKNLNGASIRLGDIATVTDAFKDRESYARLDGKPAITLNVIKRQGENLIDASDKIQQIVQDSKTRLPQELNITITGDTSNDTRVTLHDLINTIVIGFILVTLILMFFMGTTNALFVGLSVPISMFLAFLLMPILGFTLNMIVLFSFLLALGIVVDDAIVVIENTHRILHDHPELSTAQAAKYAAGEVFVPVLAGTLTTVAPFVPLAFWPGIIGKFMFFLPITLIVTLMSSLVVAFIINPVFAVSFMEREEHNSPEELRKPRWTPGFRRVLFLLLGIAGIGYLAGSMFVGNLFVFLALFAFLDQFVFYRWIAGFQTKVLPRFQNAYASLVSWAVHGSNWRQVGIMLGMVGLLVFGFVAVALRSPQVEFFPQGDPKFIYVYLRMPVGTKVAITDSITRELEQRVYKVIGRNNPDVESVIANVGIGADDPQDAARTAQSHLGKVSVAFKEFSQQTGPPTSTYKDKIREVVKGIPGAEIAVDQEQNGPPTGKPIAIEISGDDYPTLAKLSKKVERYVDSLNIAGIEDLRTDLQDRNPEIAVNIDRERANREGLSTAQIGLEVRTAIFGSEASKFKTPDDEYPIQVRYALPYREDIDAILNSRLTFRDATGQMRQVPMSAVADIEYGSTFGGIKRQDLKKVITLSSNVLGGYTAPDVVAQIDQALKSFPLPAGYSINMGGETEDQKETQDFLGLAGLLAVGLIFMILVTQFNSVSKTLIILTEIIFSVTGVMLGLAATGMKISIVMTGVGIVALAGIVVKNGILLVEFTDMLRSQGVPLREALVQAGRTRLNPVILTATAAILGLIPLAIGLNVDFYELFNSFEPHFFIGGDSVVFWGPLAWTIIFGLAFATLITLVVVPVMYLISERLKARLAGRPVDGAANEAADEEEIEAARPPILVKA, from the coding sequence ATGCAGGACGTTCAGAAGGAATTTAAACCCACCAGCTGGTCTATTGACAATAAGACCAGCATCTACATCCTCACGCTGATTATCAGCATTGCGGGGATATTCACCTACCTCAAGCTCCAGAAGGAGAATTTCCCCGACATCGTGGTACCGCGCATCATCGTGGCTACCATCTACCCAGGAATTTCGCCGGCCGATATGGAGAACCTCGTCACGCGCCAGATTGAAAAGGAACTCAAGAGCGTGAACGGGGTGAAAAACATTAAATCCACCTCCAACCAGGACTACTCCGTCATCGACGTGGAGTTCAACACCAACGTGGAGGTGCAGTACGCTAAGCAGCTGGTGAAGGACGCCGTAGACAAGGCCCGCAACGAGCTGCCCAGCGACCTGCCCACGCCGCCGAGCGTGCAGGAAGTGAGCTTCTCGGAGTTTCCCATCATGAACATCAACCTGTCGGGGAACCTGCCGCTCAACCAGCTTAAGCGCTACGCCGACGACTTCCAGGACAAGATTGAGGCCCTGCCCGAAATCAGCCGGGTGGATATTGTGGGTGCCCTGGAGCAGCAGGTGAACGTGGACGTGGACCTGTACAAGATGCAGGCTGCCCGCCTGGGCTTCAACGATGTGGCCCGCGCCATTCAGTCCGAAAACCTGACTATTTCGGGGGGCTCGGTGGAAGTGGGCGCCCAGAAGCGGGCCGTGCGCGTGGCTGGGCAGTACGCCAAAGCCGCCGACATTGCCGAAATCCAGGTGAAAAACCTGAACGGCGCCAGCATCCGCCTCGGCGACATTGCCACCGTTACCGACGCCTTCAAGGACCGGGAATCGTACGCCCGCCTCGACGGCAAGCCCGCCATTACCCTGAACGTGATTAAGCGCCAGGGCGAAAACCTGATTGACGCCTCCGACAAGATTCAGCAGATTGTGCAAGACAGCAAAACCCGCCTGCCCCAGGAGCTGAACATTACCATCACCGGCGACACCTCCAACGACACCCGCGTTACGCTGCACGACCTCATCAATACCATCGTCATCGGCTTCATTCTGGTGACCTTGATCTTGATGTTCTTCATGGGCACCACCAACGCCCTGTTCGTGGGCCTGTCGGTGCCGATTTCCATGTTCCTGGCCTTCCTGCTGATGCCCATCCTGGGCTTCACCCTGAACATGATTGTGCTCTTCAGCTTCCTGCTGGCCCTGGGTATTGTGGTCGACGACGCCATTGTGGTAATTGAAAACACCCACCGCATCCTGCACGACCACCCCGAGCTGAGCACGGCCCAGGCCGCCAAGTACGCGGCTGGGGAAGTGTTTGTGCCGGTGCTGGCCGGTACGCTCACCACGGTGGCGCCCTTCGTGCCGCTGGCTTTCTGGCCGGGCATCATCGGCAAGTTCATGTTCTTCCTGCCCATCACACTCATTGTCACGCTGATGTCGTCGCTGGTGGTGGCCTTCATCATCAACCCGGTGTTTGCCGTGAGCTTCATGGAGCGTGAGGAGCACAACTCGCCCGAAGAATTGCGCAAGCCGCGCTGGACGCCGGGCTTCCGCCGGGTGCTGTTCCTGCTGCTGGGCATTGCCGGCATCGGCTACCTGGCGGGCTCGATGTTCGTCGGCAACCTGTTCGTGTTCCTGGCCCTGTTTGCCTTCCTCGACCAGTTCGTGTTCTACCGGTGGATTGCCGGGTTCCAGACCAAGGTGCTGCCGCGTTTCCAGAACGCCTACGCCAGCCTGGTAAGCTGGGCCGTGCACGGTTCCAACTGGCGGCAGGTCGGCATTATGCTGGGCATGGTGGGCCTGCTCGTGTTCGGCTTTGTGGCCGTAGCCTTGCGCAGCCCCCAGGTGGAGTTTTTCCCGCAGGGCGACCCGAAATTCATCTATGTGTACCTGCGCATGCCCGTGGGCACCAAGGTGGCCATTACCGACTCCATCACGCGGGAGCTGGAGCAGCGCGTGTACAAGGTCATCGGCCGCAATAACCCCGACGTCGAATCCGTTATTGCCAACGTAGGCATCGGGGCCGACGACCCCCAGGATGCAGCCCGCACGGCCCAGTCGCACCTGGGCAAAGTGTCGGTGGCCTTCAAGGAGTTCAGCCAGCAAACCGGCCCGCCTACCAGTACCTACAAAGACAAGATTCGGGAGGTGGTGAAGGGAATTCCGGGTGCTGAAATAGCCGTAGACCAGGAGCAGAATGGCCCGCCCACCGGCAAGCCCATTGCCATTGAAATATCCGGCGACGACTACCCCACGCTGGCTAAGCTGTCGAAGAAAGTGGAGCGCTACGTGGATTCCCTGAACATTGCCGGCATCGAGGACCTGCGCACCGACTTGCAGGACCGCAACCCCGAAATTGCCGTGAACATTGACCGGGAGCGGGCCAACCGCGAAGGGCTGAGCACGGCTCAGATTGGCCTGGAAGTGCGCACGGCCATCTTCGGCTCCGAAGCCAGCAAGTTCAAAACCCCCGACGACGAGTACCCGATTCAGGTGCGCTACGCCCTGCCATACCGCGAAGACATCGACGCCATTCTGAACTCGCGCCTCACCTTCCGCGACGCCACCGGCCAGATGCGCCAGGTACCCATGTCGGCCGTGGCCGACATCGAGTACGGCAGCACCTTCGGCGGCATCAAGCGCCAGGACCTGAAAAAGGTCATTACGCTGTCCTCGAACGTGCTGGGCGGCTACACCGCCCCCGACGTGGTGGCTCAGATTGACCAGGCCCTGAAGTCGTTCCCGCTGCCGGCCGGCTACTCCATCAACATGGGCGGCGAAACCGAGGATCAGAAGGAAACCCAGGACTTCCTGGGCTTGGCCGGCCTGCTGGCCGTGGGCCTCATCTTCATGATTCTGGTAACGCAGTTCAACTCCGTAAGCAAAACCCTCATCATCCTCACCGAAATCATCTTCTCGGTAACGGGCGTGATGCTGGGCCTGGCCGCTACGGGCATGAAAATCAGCATCGTGATGACCGGTGTGGGCATTGTGGCGCTGGCCGGTATCGTGGTGAAGAACGGCATTCTGCTGGTCGAATTCACCGACATGCTGCGCAGCCAGGGCGTGCCCCTGCGTGAGGCCCTGGTGCAGGCCGGCCGCACCCGCCTCAACCCCGTGATTCTGACGGCTACGGCCGCCATCCTGGGGCTGATTCCGCTGGCCATTGGCCTGAACGTGGACTTCTACGAGCTGTTCAACTCCTTCGAGCCCCACTTCTTCATCGGCGGCGACTCGGTGGTGTTCTGGGGGCCGCTGGCCTGGACCATCATCTTCGGCCTGGCTTTTGCCACCCTCATCACGCTGGTGGTAGTGCCGGTTATGTACCTGATTAGTGAGCGGCTGAAAGCCCGCCTGGCCGGTCGCCCGGTCGATGGCGCGGCCAACGAAGCTGCCGACGAGGAAGAAATTGAGGCCGCCCGGCCGCCCATTCTCGTCAAAGCATAA
- a CDS encoding efflux RND transporter periplasmic adaptor subunit has protein sequence MHTLRTSSRTFALGLLAACSVQLAACSSPKDPQAELAELKKEQAAAQARIAELESKTGAGQKTAVQATPVAVLNVQPESFKSYLEVQGRVDFDQNATVAARAAGTLTSLRVQRGDRVGRGQVLATIDANILDAGIAELRTRMELARTVYERQARLWKQEIGTEIQYLQAKNNYEALQRNLATLNRQRELYSVVAPFAGTVDEVLPKLGEAVAPGAPVARLVSGSGGKIVADVSEAYAGRIKPGDRALVSIPDLGREDLPATVRAVSSTIDPASRTFDVELRLSGSQAARLQPNMVATVRIQNYNRPNATVLPVDLVQKDEQNSYVLVVSQKGSQKVAAKRVIQTGTVYNGKVEVTNGLQPGDQVISSGYQNLNEGQVVSL, from the coding sequence ATGCATACTCTGAGAACCTCCTCCCGCACGTTTGCCTTGGGCCTACTGGCCGCTTGCAGCGTGCAGCTTGCCGCTTGCAGCTCTCCCAAAGACCCCCAGGCCGAGCTGGCGGAGCTGAAAAAAGAACAGGCCGCGGCCCAGGCTCGCATTGCTGAGCTGGAATCCAAAACCGGCGCCGGCCAGAAAACCGCCGTTCAGGCCACGCCCGTGGCCGTGCTCAACGTGCAGCCCGAGAGCTTCAAGAGCTACCTCGAAGTGCAGGGCCGCGTGGATTTCGACCAGAACGCCACCGTGGCGGCCCGCGCCGCCGGCACGCTCACCAGCCTGCGCGTGCAGCGCGGCGACCGGGTAGGCCGCGGCCAGGTGCTGGCCACCATCGACGCCAACATTCTGGACGCTGGCATTGCCGAGCTGCGCACCCGCATGGAGCTGGCCCGCACCGTGTACGAGCGGCAGGCCCGCCTCTGGAAGCAGGAAATCGGCACCGAAATCCAGTACCTGCAAGCCAAAAACAACTACGAGGCCCTGCAACGCAACCTGGCTACCCTGAACCGCCAGCGGGAGCTGTACAGTGTAGTGGCGCCCTTCGCGGGTACCGTGGATGAGGTGCTGCCCAAGCTGGGCGAGGCCGTAGCGCCCGGCGCGCCGGTAGCCCGCCTGGTAAGCGGCAGCGGCGGCAAAATCGTGGCCGACGTGTCGGAGGCCTACGCCGGCCGCATCAAGCCCGGCGACCGGGCCCTGGTGAGCATCCCGGACCTGGGCCGCGAAGACCTACCGGCCACCGTGCGGGCCGTGTCGAGCACCATCGACCCGGCCAGCCGCACCTTCGACGTGGAGTTGCGCCTGAGCGGCAGCCAGGCCGCCCGCTTGCAGCCTAACATGGTAGCCACCGTGCGCATCCAGAACTACAACCGCCCCAACGCTACCGTGCTGCCCGTGGACCTGGTGCAGAAAGATGAGCAGAACAGCTACGTGCTGGTAGTCAGCCAGAAAGGCAGCCAGAAAGTAGCCGCCAAGCGCGTCATCCAGACCGGCACCGTGTACAACGGCAAGGTAGAAGTAACCAACGGCCTTCAGCCCGGCGACCAGGTTATTTCATCCGGGTATCAGAATTTGAATGAGGGCCAGGTCGTTAGCTTGTAA
- a CDS encoding TolC family protein, with protein sequence MKKNIRVLLLAAGPALLAPAGAALAQQTPAPAPPATAATGTPIALSLQQAIDYAVQNKPSLLATRLGEQTARARINEVKSAGLPQVSVGANVVDNFKLQQALVSFPLSQTVLTSGDITAAGRGEEAVLSSRQVELPPQPFAFGLQWQGNASASVSQLLFDGSYFIGLRAARVYADLARKQTQQAEIDVVEQVSKAYYSTLVAWERLHLLARNVQRLDTILYQTNQTFKAGFVEKLDVQRLQVQRNNLVVEQQKAQRLTDLSVALLKFQMGLPQDQPVLLTDSLRGALVDAGALRQRLGVADFQRGGSNASGALPAQPATTPGQENTADQARQDRQTALSGGLTPAAAATFNYANRVEFSTLETQQALAGLDLRNRRSAAYPRLLFTGAYGFNGGARSAPSLFEFRGPDSRSANGFPNQNWFGFGNIGLSLQIPVFDGFRRRYQVQQATIAQQTIEKGFETLRQSIDLQDAQSRTTLINALDVLDNQRENLTLAEEVARVSRIKFKEGVGTNLEVVSAETELRAAQTNYYAALYDVLVAKVDRDKATGELYRQATK encoded by the coding sequence ATGAAGAAGAACATCCGCGTGTTGCTGCTGGCCGCCGGGCCCGCCCTGCTGGCTCCGGCCGGGGCCGCGCTGGCCCAGCAAACCCCGGCTCCGGCCCCGCCCGCTACGGCCGCCACCGGCACGCCCATAGCCCTGAGCCTCCAGCAAGCCATCGACTACGCCGTGCAGAATAAACCGTCGCTGCTGGCAACGCGCCTGGGTGAGCAAACTGCCCGCGCCCGTATCAACGAGGTAAAGTCGGCGGGCCTGCCGCAGGTAAGCGTAGGCGCCAACGTGGTCGACAACTTCAAGCTCCAGCAGGCGCTGGTGAGCTTCCCGTTGTCGCAAACGGTGCTAACCTCTGGTGATATAACAGCGGCCGGCCGCGGCGAAGAAGCCGTGCTATCGAGCCGGCAGGTAGAGCTGCCACCCCAGCCCTTCGCCTTCGGGCTACAGTGGCAGGGCAATGCCTCGGCTTCGGTGTCGCAGCTGCTCTTTGACGGCTCCTACTTTATTGGCCTGCGGGCTGCGCGGGTGTACGCCGACTTGGCCCGCAAGCAAACCCAGCAAGCCGAAATCGACGTGGTAGAGCAGGTGAGCAAGGCCTACTACAGCACCTTGGTAGCCTGGGAGCGGCTGCACCTGCTGGCCCGCAACGTGCAGCGCCTCGACACCATTCTCTACCAGACCAACCAGACGTTTAAGGCTGGCTTTGTGGAGAAGCTGGACGTGCAGCGCCTGCAAGTGCAGCGCAACAACTTGGTGGTGGAGCAGCAGAAAGCCCAGCGCCTGACGGACCTGAGCGTGGCGCTGCTGAAGTTTCAGATGGGCCTGCCCCAGGACCAGCCCGTGCTGCTGACCGACTCCCTGCGCGGGGCCCTGGTTGATGCCGGCGCCCTGCGCCAGCGCCTCGGCGTGGCCGACTTTCAGCGCGGCGGTTCCAACGCCAGCGGCGCCCTGCCGGCCCAGCCCGCCACCACTCCCGGCCAGGAAAACACCGCCGACCAGGCGCGTCAGGACCGGCAAACGGCTCTTAGCGGCGGCCTGACCCCGGCCGCAGCGGCTACCTTCAACTACGCCAACCGCGTCGAGTTCAGCACCCTGGAAACCCAGCAGGCCCTGGCCGGCCTCGACCTGCGCAACCGTCGCTCGGCGGCGTATCCGCGCCTGCTGTTCACGGGAGCCTATGGCTTCAACGGCGGGGCCCGCTCGGCGCCTTCCCTGTTTGAGTTTCGCGGGCCGGATTCCCGCTCGGCCAATGGCTTCCCCAACCAGAACTGGTTTGGCTTCGGCAACATCGGCCTGAGCCTGCAAATACCGGTGTTCGACGGGTTCCGGCGGCGCTACCAGGTGCAGCAGGCCACCATTGCTCAGCAAACCATCGAGAAGGGCTTTGAAACCCTGCGCCAGAGCATCGACCTGCAAGACGCTCAGAGCCGCACCACCCTTATCAATGCCCTGGACGTGCTGGATAATCAGCGCGAGAACCTGACGCTAGCGGAGGAAGTGGCCCGCGTGTCGCGCATCAAGTTCAAGGAAGGCGTGGGCACCAACCTGGAAGTAGTATCGGCCGAAACCGAGCTGCGCGCCGCCCAGACCAACTACTACGCCGCCCTCTACGATGTGCTGGTGGCCAAGGTAGACCGTGACAAAGCCACCGGCGAGCTGTACCGCCAAGCCACCAAGTAA
- a CDS encoding TetR/AcrR family transcriptional regulator, whose protein sequence is MEIKHRILQSAEALFMRNGIKSVSMDDIAQHLAMSKKTLYKWFENKDQIVLAVAEHHLQMEEAECCRMFEQAENALDELFQMMTWAKRQFQDVHPGIFYDLKKYYPAAWAVWEKHKNFFILEKISDNLRRGMAEGLYRADLNVEVLSRLHLAEIELAFNADLFPARQYNPNTIHFIFLEHFLLGVATLKGHKLINQYRHVTEEE, encoded by the coding sequence ATGGAAATAAAACACCGAATTCTACAATCGGCTGAGGCGCTGTTCATGCGCAACGGCATCAAGAGCGTGTCGATGGATGATATAGCCCAGCACCTGGCTATGTCGAAAAAGACCTTGTATAAATGGTTTGAGAACAAAGACCAGATTGTGCTGGCTGTGGCCGAGCATCATCTGCAAATGGAAGAGGCCGAATGCTGCCGCATGTTTGAGCAGGCCGAAAACGCCCTGGACGAGCTATTTCAGATGATGACCTGGGCCAAGCGTCAGTTTCAGGATGTGCACCCCGGTATTTTCTACGACCTGAAAAAGTACTACCCGGCCGCCTGGGCGGTGTGGGAGAAGCATAAGAACTTTTTCATCCTGGAGAAAATCAGCGACAACCTGCGCCGGGGCATGGCCGAGGGCCTGTACCGCGCCGACCTCAACGTGGAGGTGCTCAGCCGCCTGCACCTGGCCGAAATCGAGCTGGCCTTCAACGCCGACCTGTTTCCGGCCCGGCAGTACAATCCCAACACCATCCACTTCATCTTCCTGGAGCACTTCCTGCTGGGCGTGGCCACGCTCAAAGGGCACAAGCTCATCAACCAGTACCGTCACGTGACGGAAGAAGAATAA
- the ispF gene encoding 2-C-methyl-D-erythritol 2,4-cyclodiphosphate synthase has translation MKIRTGFGYDVHQLQEGLPFWLGGIQIPHTHGALGHSDADVLIHVICDALLGAANLRDIGYHFPDTDPQYKGIDSKRLLAEVVRLLHEHQYTISNIDSTICLEAPKVNPHIPDMQRTLAQVMRIEPNDISIKATTTEKLGFVGRREGVAAYAAVLIVGA, from the coding sequence ATGAAAATCCGTACCGGCTTCGGCTACGACGTGCACCAGTTGCAAGAGGGCCTGCCCTTCTGGCTGGGCGGCATCCAGATTCCGCACACCCACGGCGCCCTCGGCCACTCCGACGCCGACGTGCTCATCCACGTCATCTGCGACGCCCTGCTGGGCGCGGCCAACTTGCGCGACATTGGCTACCACTTCCCCGACACCGACCCGCAGTACAAAGGCATCGATTCCAAGCGCCTGCTGGCCGAGGTGGTGCGCCTGCTGCACGAGCACCAGTACACCATCTCCAACATCGACTCTACCATCTGCCTCGAGGCGCCTAAGGTCAACCCCCACATCCCCGACATGCAGCGGACCCTGGCCCAGGTAATGCGCATCGAGCCCAACGACATCAGCATCAAAGCCACCACCACCGAAAAGCTCGGCTTCGTCGGCCGCCGCGAAGGCGTAGCGGCATATGCGGCGGTGTTGATAGTAGGGGCTTAG